Below is a genomic region from Salvelinus fontinalis isolate EN_2023a chromosome 2, ASM2944872v1, whole genome shotgun sequence.
CTTTGCTCTTCTAATGATTATCTAATCACATATAGACACAAGCTATGGACTAAATATGTcgtatgttctctactctgttTTGGAACACAGAGATGCAGTATAATGTACTTTAAAAGTTCAAAATTGTAAGCTGAAAGATATTTGCCACTCAGTTGGTATGATTCTGTACGTAAATGTGaaactccatttagtatgatatatttAGGTTCCATTTTTAAATTAGGTTCCATTATTAATGGAAAAAAGCTAGTACAATATCATCCGAATTATAGGAGCCATAATATCATATATCTTACCCGGTCGTACAATAGCATACCAATTGGGGATGATTTCTGTACTTTGAAAGTTAAAGATCTTGAAAATGTGATTGCAGACAAGCAAAACATTATGGGAATATGTCTACAatgaactaatgaaacaaataccaaaagatagtttttgggtggagttttccttaaAGTTTTGAATAAGGGTTAGGGGACGGGTTAACTAAAAATGTATTCGTTGTCCCCTACTCAACTCGAACACGCAACTTTTGGATTGCTAGAAGGTCATGGCTTACACACCCCACCCAACTGCCCAACTAACCGAACTCCCTCCTTTTGTTTCTGTCTTAGTAGGTATCATACGTCTTGGAGGTGCTAAGAAATACATAAAGTATGTTTCGTATGGCTCTGAGGCCAGGCTGACTTACATGGCCTGATGGTGCCACCATGTGGTAGAATggactaactacagtatagcgcCTCTCACCCTCACCCTACAGATTCTTGTAACAGTGAAAGCAATACCATGAGACAACCTACAGAGAGAAAACATAGCAACCACCACTGCTGTAGTCAAAAGATGAACAAAGACCCGAAAAAAATCACTCTCTATTTCCCATAAACTCAACAGAAACCGAACAAAAAGTGGTTTAGCTAAGGAGAAGCCGCATCAAAGACAGTAGTATTTTATCAAAGAAAAAGAGTAGGATTTTATTCAACAATAGGTTTCAAATATGTACAGTTAAATGGAGCTTCATCAGTCAGAGCTGAATGTTCAAATGTTATGTAATTATTACATTACTGTTCCGTTGGTTGTACTATTGTACATTATGATCCCACCACTGTTGATGCTCTGAGTCTTGCTGAGGCCTTGGTTCTGCCCGGTGAGCAGGTGACAGTCGACGTGGCGGAACTCGGATGCAAAGAGGCCAAATAGGACAAAGAAGCACATGACCAGAGCCCACTCAGAAATGGACGCCATTGAGCGGTAGCCAGTATCAAAGAGTAGACCTATGGCCACTGAGGAGGAAAGGGGAGTCAAGGAGCACAATCCAAACAGGTGACAATGTCTAAAACATAGCGGTTTGTAGGGAGGACATACAGTTTTATGATATTATTTTTATGTGCAACGTTTTCACTGTACATTCAGGTAAAGAAGCATGATTTGGGATTATTTTTTTATCATTTACAATTAGCTGTGTTGACCCTGGGTCACCATTCAGCTGTGTTGATCTTGGATCGTCGAGCACTCCCCTAGTGCTCTCGCTCACTCTGATTTATCTCAGCTGATCGATCTGATGTTAAAGGATACTGGTGATGACCAAGATGGTGCAGATGCTAGAGAGGGCAGCTCTGAGAGGCCCCATCCAGCCACGGTCTGTAGAGGGCTGGACTTTGTAGGTGAGCCACACCTGCAACCAGAAGTAGGCCAGGCCCACAAAGAAGGCCAGAAAAGCCCCGAACACATGGATGCCAAACAACACGGATTGCTGAAAGAGATGGACGAGAGAGGAATGGTGGTGAGAGGGAAAGAGCCAGGCAGGATATTGTCAACCATATATGAGGGTCTGTCAATATGGCATCTTTTTAAGGGAACATGCTAGGATTGGGACGATATTGAGATTCGTATGACGATAATACTGTAGATATAGTATCCTATTGTAATCGTAAAGCAATACCCGAAAGCTGCCGAGGATGGAGATGCCCAGAGATGAGATGAAGCCCAGTACGATACTGGCGATGTTCACCTTGCTGTTCTGACCATAGTCCCTGACCTGCTGAAACCGGATCACCACAACCCACAGGACTGATAGAGataggtagagggagagagagagagagagagagagagagagggggggggtgtagaggagggtagagtggGGAGGATAGAAGGGAGAAGAAGGTTGAGGTGACATACAAAAGACAAGAAAGAATAATAAATTGGTATGAACCAACGTGAAAGTGCTGAATAAATTCACTTACTCAAGACAGCACAGATGTTGCAGACCTGGGAAAAGATACAGCTCTGTGGATCATAGGTGCCACATTCACTGGAAGACAAATTCACATTTGAATTATTTACACATTTGAAAATGACTTGGTAATGAAATATTGACTTTGAAACAAAGAGCCACCAGTGTATCAATGGTATTGTGCCATTGTGGGCTCAGAAACATTTCCCAGCATGTTTTGTTAGTGGTTATACCAGTTTAACTGGTCTGTGGGAGTGCCTCTATTGACATAGTCCAGATACAGAGTGGAATTCAGGGTAAACCCTTTACATTGTTGTAAAGTCCATCTTACCTGATGTAGGGGAATCTCGCTGTGATATTAACCGTCTCATTTGATACAGCGATACCAAACCTGGGAAGAACAACTGTTGTTAGCATATCAATACTTCAGTGGTTTTCTGTTTGTTATTTATTATCATCAACACCATCTCATTGTACCGTAGCATAAGACCACACTGTTATTATATCTAGACAAGTAGCTGGAGAGAGCAGACCAGTCTGTTAGATACTCACACCACCCATATTCCCACAGTGCCAAACACCGCCAAGCAGATTGGAAGGAGTGCCCAGAGCCACATTATTGTTTACTTACGTCCCCTGGGAAATATGAAACGAGACAACTGAGACACCCAGATACACTTTAGCCTCATTTCAATAAAAAAGGGACAAAGGCCCTCAACTAAGGAACTCAGGAATCCATAAAAATAAACATATCTTACCCCACGACATTTCACATGGTGACTATCCCAGAAAAAGATTTCTGCGGTGATCTTTGATGATCACCTTCCTCAGAGCCTTAGACAAGAAACTGTCAGAGGCACCTATAACCTGGTAACGGAGAGGCCCAAGAACAGTCAAACAAAACTAAGGTTAATCATTGTATGTTGAAGTGAGTATAGGCTTGATGGTGCCACCATGTGGTAGAATTGACTTAGTGCAGTACAGCGCCTCTGCATCACCATCACACAGATATTCCTGTAACAGTGAAAGCAATACCATGTGACGAACAGGTAGAGGGACGAAACATAGCATCCACCACTGCTGCAGTCGAAACATTGAGGACATATTCTACCCTTTCAACAGAAACAAAGAAATAGGCTCTAGGTGAATAGATGCTGTAGACTACTTACCCCGAGGCAAATCTTGACCTGTATTTTCTGCAATAACGCTCAGGGTTGACTGAGACATCATGTAGCATGCTGTCTTTCTAATTCAATGTGAAACAGTCAGTCTTTACCTTCAGCTCGATAGCCTGGCTAAACGGACTGACAAAACAGAGCCTGAAAAAACTGCAGCATTCTCCTTGGCGGGCAGCCAATCTGTCTGTGCCGGTGCAACCGCGGAGGACCGGGTGTGTTCAGGAGGGTGCAACGTTAAAAAACATTCAGATATAAAAGCGTTACGTAGAACAGCTATCCATATATGTCACATAGAATTAGGTGTCATGCCACGTCTATAAATtgtatttctatctgcaacgttcttAATACTTTTACCTCTCTGAATACACCTCTGGTTGTTTGTGTGAGAGGGTAGTTCTGAAGAAAATTAAGGGCAGCACAGCTGATGACAGCCACCCCCTGCACACAGCACTCACCTAGAGCAAAGGCTTGGACACACAGTGCTATATGCCTATTTAATCAAAAACACTAATAGCACTGAAAACAGATTTGGTACAATATATATCAACAATATGGACCTTTGATGCAAAAAAATTGATTGTTtaaatgtttgtaaaaaaaataaataaaaatctgctGTTTTACATTGcaacattaaaaatatatatattttttttaaattacatgtGTTTGCACTGAGAGaacaaatgtcatgtttttttttttttttttttacatgacagACACTGATGGAAGGCTCGATACTCTCTGTACAGTATGTTTAAAGTTACATTTTATTAAACATTAGTCAAATAAAAACACTTACAGTTACGTAAACCCTCATCAGACacatgactttaaaaaaaactttgtcGAAGTATCAAATTAAAGTTGAAATTGATTTCAATTTCCATGGCAATAATCAGTTAATTCATCTTCCTCTAGATAATCACTGTAGATATGTTTCAAGTGTTCATGTCTTGATGTGCCATTGAAATAATATCTGTTGGTACAAAAATAAAACCAAAGGGGAGAAAATCTTAGATCCGTTTGACTGAATAACAGTACAAGACAATTAGAATTGTGaaactttttttttaatgcatttttTCAATACTTTCATAACATAATATTCaataagtaaataaataacagtaataCAAAAGTTGTTTGTGCGTGTACAACAAAATGCTGGGTTGTTtgacccaactgctgggttgcaggCATTGGGCCACTTCGTtgggttgttttctttaaaaaactGCTGGGTTaatgatgctgggttattgagataTGACCCAGCGGGTCAGCTCAGAAGACTGGAGTCATGGCTTTGTAGGggcgtggctttcagatagttatttttggccacctgtGAGCGTAAATGTCATTCTGGTTCATGTGTTCTGTTGTATTGTTATCACATGTTACGGTTAAACACTGACACTGTTGAAGCTTTAATGAGGCTTATACAAGTATGTGAGTTCCCTAAGAGCTTATGCTAATACAAATCCCCAAATATGGGATATGTCAATGTTGGGATATGTAAATAATAATGTTATGAATGTTATATTCAAATATGTAATCTGCAAAAATATTAAAAGAAAATtgaaatttgcagtgtacaaacttAACATGATTAACAGGAATGACCTTTACTCTTACAGGTGGCCAAAAAAATAATTATTTGAAAGCCACGCCCCTAATAGGCCACGCCTCATGAAAATAACCTATGGATTACATTAAAAAAAGACCCAGCTGCTGGGTAAACCCAACTGATGGTAAAAAAAACAACTAATGATGGTTAAATTAACCCATGTTTGGGTATTCACGCAAACCAACTAGCTGGGTCAAAATAACCCagcgtgtatatgtgtgtgtgtgtgtttttagatGCTAAGCGATGAACAGTGTATCAATGCATGGTCATTGTCACGGTCTCATTGGCTGTACTATGAAACATAATTCATTCTGACCACTCCGTTGGTGCTCTGTGTCTTCAGACCTTGTTTCTGCACGGTGAGCTGGTGGAAGTCGATGTGACGGAACTCGGACCCAAAGAGGCCAAAAAGGACAAAGAAGGACATGACCAAGGCCCACTCACAAACGGCCGCTCCAGATTTGTAGCTGGTAGTATGAAGTATAACCACTGGGGAGGGAAAAGCCAGGCAAGGAGCAACAACACAAGCAGATGACCTGTCAATGTCGAAACTATACAGTTTGTATACCGTCTCATTCCCAGCTAAGTGTAGTGTACCACTGTACTGCCATTCTGGTCAGGGAATATATACTATAGTCCATTGTTTATGTGTCATATTCTCACTGGTATTCAAGTTGCTATATTTTGCATAAACACTGTTAAGCATGCATCAACAGTGAGTAATAGATGTGTTTTATCTTCCTACATGAAGAGACATTCTCTGAGAACGGCGAGCGCCCCCCAGCGGTATGGTCTGTAAGGATACTGGTGATGACCAGGACGCTGCAGATGCTACAGAAGGTAGCTCGAAGAGGTCCAACCCAGTGGCGGTCTTTAAAGGGCTGGGCTTTGTAGCAGAGCCACACCTGCAGCCAGAAGTAGGCCAGGCCCACGAAGAAGGTCAAAAACGCTCCCAACAAGTGGATCCCTATCACTACAGATTGCtgaaggagagggatgaagagagggagggagggatgggagagaagaTGGAACGAAGGAGATATTGTCAGCAATTGTCAAGGTTTAACAATATGTCAACTTGCTATGTGTACATGCGAGAGGCGGaggatatttaagcaataagcccgaggaggtgtggtatatggccaatataccacgactaagggctgttcttaagcatgacatagcctttagccgtggtatattggccatataccacaaaccaccgaggtgccttattgctattataaactggttaccaacgtaattagagcagtaaaagtgtaggttttgtcatacctgtggtacacggtctgatataccacggctgtcagccaattagcattcagggctcgaaccacccagtttataataggaCTTGTATCACAATAATACAAAGATattaaaataatattgcgataacTAACCCTTAATCACAATAGTTAACACTGAAGCGAGATTCTAAGCGATACCTGGAAGTTTCCGATGATGGAGATGCCCACACAGGAGATGAAGCCCAGTACGATACTGGCAATGTTCACCTTGCTGTTCTGACCATAGTCCCTGACCTGCTGAAACCGGATCACCACAACCCACagggctgacacacagagagagaagggggtattaagtgtgtgtgtgtgtgtgtgtgtgtgtgtgtgtgtgtgtgtgtgtgtgcgtgcgtgcgtgcgtgcgtgcgtgcgtgtgcatctATTCACTTACCCAGGATAGCACAGATGTTGCAGATCTGAGCAAAGATGCAGCTCTGAGGATTATAGGTGCCACATTCACTATGGAACACAAATATTCACATTTCAATTCTCTACGATTATAAACAAATAGCATCAAAATGTGTATTCGTTGATTTCGCAATACACACCTTATTGTTTCCCTCTCATAcattatgtaaaaaatgtatcttaGTTTTTGCttcaaatcatcctaaagtatctaAAAGATGAGTGTGTAACTCAATGAAGTTGCTTatagatgatttggacatgaggCGCAAAAAAGCTAATATAAGTACCATTGACTTGCAAACCAGTAAACacaaccaaagcatggattgctgtcattttttaaatgtaacctttttttaactaggcgagtcagttaagaacaaattcttatttacaatgacggcctttcCCCCggccgacgctgggccaattgtgcgccgccctatgggactcccaatcacggccggatgtgatacagcctggattcaaaccagggactgcagtgacgcctcttgcactgagatgcagttccttagaccgctgcgccactctggagtcatacattgtccatagactgcttacagggtaaggaaaccaatgtcaTTTTATAATTTGGATGAACTTTAATACTCCATGCTAGCTATCGGCATGCCGCCCCGGGTCCTCTCCAAATAGTGCCGCTGCACCATTGAGCGcttcctgaccagttgcatctgGGCCTGGgactgtgtatgtctgtgtgagtgagtgcatgtgtgctaacgtgtggagaatcagagcaggtggtcagtccagttcaagtgttccaCCGGAAGATggtatcggagcatgaggtctgataccaacgggctcagagacagtttctatccacaagccatcatactgctgaacacttgaactgaccacctgctctgattctccacaccttagcacaccgtgcactcacgcacacacccacTCATACATtcattatgcacacacacacacataaattcattcattacacacacatcacaactgctgctaccagactcgtATTATACTGCTCAATTTATACACGTGCACCCCTCTCCAatacacgtgtaaatattggacaataaattgtgctttcctgtattatacttacacggagtgtacaaaaccttaagaacacttgctctttccatgacatagactgaccaggtgaaacctATGAACCctcattgatgtcacctgttaaatccacttcaatcagtgtagatgaaagggaggagacaggttaaaaacggatttttaagccttgagacatggattgtgtatatgtgccaatGGGCAAGACctcaagtgcctttgaacggggtatggtagtagttaCCAGGCTCACCAATTTCAGTGTGTAAAGAACTACAAtgctgctgctgggtttttcatgctcaacagtttcctgtgtatcaataatggtcccCCAAaacacatccagccaacttgacattgcaaagtccatgccctgacgaattgaggctgttctgtgtatgctaaaatgtttattttattttctgcCATTTACgttatgttcgtattcttatattgattatttattattgttgttgcattgtcgagaagtaACCTGCAAGCATGTTTTTAATTGGACGATGTATACCGTGCGTGtcccgtacatacgactaatacaatttgaataATGTTATAACTTTAATATTAaagtgatcaaatcaaatcaaagtttatttgtcatgttcgcag
It encodes:
- the LOC129868966 gene encoding modulator of macroautophagy TMEM150B-like; amino-acid sequence: MWLWALLPICLAVFGTVGIWVVFGIAVSNETVNITARFPYISECGTYDPQSCIFSQVCNICAVLILWVVVIRFQQVRDYGQNSKVNIASIVLGFISSLGISILGSFRQSVLFGIHVFGAFLAFFVGLAYFWLQVWLTYKVQPSTDRGWMGPLRAALSSICTILVITMAIGLLFDTGYRSMASISEWALVMCFFVLFGLFASEFRHVDCHLLTGQNQGLSKTQSINSGGIIMYNSTTNGTVM
- the LOC129868969 gene encoding modulator of macroautophagy TMEM150B-like, with the protein product MWLWALLPICLAVFGIVGIWVVFGIAVSNETVNITDRIPYISECGTYNPQSCIFAQICNICAILALWVVVIRFQQVRDYGQNSKVNIASIVLGFISCVGISIIGNFQQSVVIGIHLLGAFLTFFVGLAYFWLQVWLCYKAQPFKDRHWVGPLRATFCSICSVLVITSILTDHTAGGRSPFSENVSSLVILHTTSYKSGAAVCEWALVMSFFVLFGLFGSEFRHIDFHQLTVQKQGLKTQSTNGVVRMNYVS